One segment of Triticum aestivum cultivar Chinese Spring chromosome 2A, IWGSC CS RefSeq v2.1, whole genome shotgun sequence DNA contains the following:
- the LOC123185637 gene encoding potassium channel AKT3, with product MTDRRKMPSGPGCAPWGRGGGVQSSVERGGRFSVFTAVLPSLGEHSHSFRRRSVRRCVVSPYDPRYRLWDNYIVCLVLYSAWVSPFEFGFLQNPHGALAIADNIVNAFFAMDIVLTFFVAYTDKRTYLLVDDPAKIAWRYASTWLVLDVASTVPTELSRRILPPDLRTYGVFGMLRLWRLRRVGALLSRMEKDRKFSYFWVRCSKLVAVTLFAVHCSGCFYYLLADRYPNPAETWISISMPQFHNESIWNRYVASMYWSITTLTTVGYGDMHAVNSREMLFTTFYMLFNLGLTAYLIGNMTNLVVHGTSRTRKYRDKIQAATSFAQRHELPERLQDQMISHLSLKFRTHSEGLQQQETLDALPKALRSSISHHLFFGLVQNVYLFQGVSNDLIFQLVSEMSAEYFAPREDVILQNEAPSDFYIIVTGSVELLEIQNNGAEQLASTAKSGQVIGEIGVLCYRPQLFTARTKSLCQLLRLDRADFLKVVQSNVGDATIIMNNLIQYLKEHKGDGVISGIAKDIERMLATGQLDLPITLCFAASRGDDFLMHQLLKRGLDPNETDNCGRTALHIAASNGSEQCVRRLLENGADANARDPEGKVPLWEALCRRHQTVVQVLVEAGADLSAGDGGMYARVAVEEDDAVLLGEIARCGGDVAAACSSDGTTPLHRAVLDGNARMVRVLLEHGADPDREDARGLTPTALADRHAHADIQQLFASHRHRDQQGAPKPSSTEEVAAVAPAAPQVTRFRSAPSARVLPPSGTVGSSSSSPSPNRAGRQSNSSSARSTPQRMASFRNSLFGVISSSFHGNRHDGGGGTSFHHRHERNPISSHVRVTISCPEQGRSQRRLLVFVPETMLQLLELGGNRFGFTATRVITSDGAEIDDVRLVRDGDHLLLVSDQWAPDTTSAHRNQ from the exons ATGACTGACAGGCGCAAGATGCCGTCCGGGCCCGGGTGCGCGCCgtggggccggggcggcggggtccAGTCCAGCGTCGAACGCGGCGGCCGGTTCAGCGTCTTCACGGCGGTCCTCCCGTCGCTGGGCGAGCATAGCCACAGCTTCAGGCGGCGCAGTGTCCGGCGCTGCGTCGTGTCCCCTTACGACCCCCGCTACCGGCTGTGGGACAACTACATCGTCTGCCTCGTGCTCTACTCCGCGTGGGTGTCCCCCTTCGAGTTCGGCTTCCTCCAGAACCCCCACGGCGCGCTGGCCATCGCCGACAACATCGTCAACGCCTTCTTCGCCATGGACATCGTGCTCACCTTCTTCGTCGCCTACACCGACAAGAGGACCTACCTGCTCGTCGACGACCCCGCCAAGATCGCCTGGCGCTACGCCAGCACCTGGCTCGTCCTGGACGTGGCCTCCACCGTGCCCACCGAGCTCTCCCGCCGGATCCTCCCTCCCGACCTCCGGACCTACGGCGTCTTCGGCATGCTCCGCCTCTGGCGGCTCCGGCGCGTCGGCGCCCTCCTGTCCCGCATGGAGAAGGACCGCAAGTTCAGCTACTTCTGGGTCCGGTGCTCCAAGCTCGTCGCCGTGACGCTCTTCGCCGTGCATTGCTCCGGGTGCTTCTACTATCTCCTCGCCGACCGGTACCCGAACCCGGCGGAAACCTGGATCAGCATCTCCATGCCGCAGTTCCACAACGAGAGCATTTGGAACCGCTACGTGGCGTCCATGTACTGGTCCATCACCACCCTCACAACCGTGGGCTACGGCGACATGCACGCCGTCAACTCGAGGGAGATGCTCTTCACCACCTTCTACATGCTCTTCAATCTCGGCCTCACCGCCTACCTCATCGGCAACATGACCAACCTCGTCGTCCACGGCACCAGCCGCACCAGGAAATAC AGGGACAAGATCCaggcggcgacgagcttcgcgcAGCGGCACGAGCTGCCGGAGCGGCTGCAGGACCAGATGATCTCTCACCTCAGCCTGAAATTCAGGACGCACTCGGAGGGGCTCCAGCAGCAGGAGACGCTGGACGCGCTGCCCAAAGCCCTTAGGTCCAGCATCTCGCACCACCTCTTCTTCGGGCTCGTCCAGAACGTCTACCTCTTCCAGGGGGTCTCCAATGACCTCATCTTCCAGCTG GTGTCGGAGATGAGCGCCGAGTACTTTGCGCCGCGGGAAGACGTGATACTGCAGAACGAAGCGCCCTCGGATTTCTACATTATTGTCACTGGTAGTGTG GAGTTGCTGGAAATCCAGAATAATGGTGCAGAGCAG CTGGCCAGCACGGCCAAGTCCGGCCAAGTCATCGGCGAGATCGGAGTCCTGTGCTACAGGCCTCAGCTCTTCACGGCCCGGACAAAGTCCCTGTGCCAGCTCCTGCGCCTGGACCGCGCCGACTTCCTCAAGGTTGTCCAGTCCAACGTTGGGGATGCCACCATAATCATGAACAACCTCATCCAG TACCTCAAGGAACACAAGGGTGACGGCGTGATCTCTGGCATCGCCAAGGACATCGAGCGCATGCTAGCCACGGGCCAGCTTGATCTGCCAATCACACTCTGCTTCGCGGCGTCCAGAGGAGACGATTTTCTGATGCACCAGCTGCTGAAGCGCGGCCTGGATCCCAATGAAACCGATAACTGCGGCCGTACAGCACTG CATATAGCGGCTTCAAACGGGAGTGAGCAGTGCGTTAGGCGCCTGTTGGAGAATGGTGCGGATGCGAATGCCAGAG ATCCAGAAGGAAAGGTGCCGCTGTGGGAGGCCTTGTGCAGGAGGCACCAGACCGTGGTGCAGGTGCTGGTGGAGGCCGGCGCGGACCTGTCGGCGGGGGACGGAGGCATGTACGCTCGCGTCGCCGTCGAGGAGGACGACGCCGTGCTGTTGGGGGAGATCGCCCGGTGCGGCGGGGACGTGGCCGCCGCGTGCTCTAGCGACGGGACCACCCCGCTGCACCGCGCCGTCCTGGACGGGAACGCCAGGATGGTCAGGGTCCTGCTGGAGCACGGCGCTGATCCTGACAGGGAGGACGCCCGCGGGTTGACGCCGACGGCCTTGGCCGACCGGCACGCCCACGCTGACATTCAGCAACTGTTCGCGTCGCACCGCCACCGGGACCAGCAGGGAGCGCCGAAGCCCTCGTCGACGGAGGAGGTCGCTGCCGTCGCGCCAGCTGCTCCGCAGGTCACGAGGTTTAGGAGCGCGCCGTCGGCCAGAGTCCTGCCGCCCAGCGGTACCGtcgggtcgtcgtcgtcgtcgccgtcgccgaacCGGGCGGGCCGCCAGTCAAACTCCTCGTCGGCGCGCAGCACGCCGCAGCGGATGGCCAGCTTCCGGAACTCCCTCTTCGGCGTCATCTCCTCGTCGTTCCACGGGAACCgacacgacggcggcggcggtacgAGCTTCCACCATCGCCACGAGAGGAATCCGATCAGCTCGCACGTCAGGGTGACCATCTCGTGCCCTGAACAGGGACGGAGCCAGAGGAGGCTGCTCGTGTTCGTGCCGGAGACGATGCTGCAGCTGCTCGAGCTCGGGGGGAACAGATTCGGGTTCACGGCGACGAGGGTAATAACGAGCGACGGCGCCGAGATCGACGACGTGAGACTCGTCAGGGAcggcgaccacctcctcctcgtctccgATCAGTGGGCGCCCGACACTACCAGCGCGCATAGGAATCAATAA